The Gammaproteobacteria bacterium genome includes the window ACGATCAAACCCATTGCACCCTTATCGGAATGTTCAAACAATAAAATGACAGTTTGATGAAAATAAGGGTCGTTTAGCGTTGGCATTGCGATTAGGAAGCGATTTTTAAATGTTTCTGTGGCCATCTTAAATCTTCTCAATTTAGCTTTATCTTCGTAAACCATTATGATGATGATGATTACCCATAACAGTTACATCAAATGTTTATATAGTCTATACCATGAAGTGTCAATTTCTGTAATAATTCATCAACTTTAATCCCACGCACTCGAGGAGAATTTTGATGAATGATGTCACTACCTTAGGCCGTAACGTCGATCTTCCTGCCGCTGAATTAGTTGATAAAGCAATACTCCGTGAAGAAGGCGTCCTCAGTGCCAATGAAGCACTTACAGTTAATACCGGCGCTAGAACAGGACGCTCACCTCGAGATCGTTTCATCGTTAAAGATGCTGAAACCACAAACAGCGTGGACTGGAACAATATCAATCAACCCTTTGAAAGGGCAAATTTTGATCGTCTTTGGGCCAGCGCTTCTGACTTTTTAGAAGACAAAGAACACTTCGTTTCACATTTGTGGGTGGGCGCTGAGCCTACTTATGCCTTGCCAGTCACGGTCATAACAGAACTGGCTTGGCATAATTTATTTGCTCAAAATTTGTTCATTCGTGAAGCGATGGGGGAATGGTCAGAAGGAAAAAACTGGACCGTTTTAAATGTCCCCAGTTTTAATGCTGAACCTCAACGCGATCATACTAATAGCGAGGCAGCGGTCATCTTAGACATGACTCAAAAACGAATTCTTATTTGCGGGACGCTGTACGCGGGTGAGATGAAGAAGGCCATGTTCTCCGTTTTAAATTACATCCTGCCCGCCTATGATGTGCTGCCCATGCACTGCGCAGCTAATAAAGGGCAACAACAAGATGATGTGGCCTTATTTTTTGGGCTATCAGGCACAGGCAAAACCACCTTATCTGCAGATCCTGAGCGTTATTTAATTGGGGATGATGAGCACGGATGGAGCAAGGAAGGCGTTTTCAATTTTGAAGGGGGTTGTTACGCCAAATGTATCAACTTGTCGCAGGAAAATGAGCCCGTAATCTGGAATGCAATTCGTTATGGCACCATCATGGAGAATGTCACCCTCCATCCAGAAACAGGCGAACCGCTCTATGCAGATGATAGCTTAACCCAAAATACGAGAGCGGCTTATCCGCGCGAGTTCATCCCTTTACGTGTCCCTGAAAACCGGGCCGGCAAACCCAAGGCGGTTATCTTTTTGACCTGTGATTTATATGGCGTCCTCCCTCCCGTTTCTTTGCTAACTAAGGAACAAGCGGCCTATCATTTTTTAAGCGGTTACACAGCCCATGTCGGTAGCACCGAAGTAGGCAGCGCCTCAGGAGTTGCCCCCACTTTTAGTACTTGTTTTGGCGCACCCTTTTTTCCACGTCCAGCTCAAGTCTATGCAAATTTGTTAATGAAAAGAGTTGAAGAAACAGGCAGTCAAGTTTACTTAGTAAATACAGGCTGGACCGGAGGAGCTTTCGGCAAAGGCGGTAAGCGATTCTCCATCCCGACCACGCGTAGCATTATC containing:
- a CDS encoding phosphoenolpyruvate carboxykinase; its protein translation is MNDVTTLGRNVDLPAAELVDKAILREEGVLSANEALTVNTGARTGRSPRDRFIVKDAETTNSVDWNNINQPFERANFDRLWASASDFLEDKEHFVSHLWVGAEPTYALPVTVITELAWHNLFAQNLFIREAMGEWSEGKNWTVLNVPSFNAEPQRDHTNSEAAVILDMTQKRILICGTLYAGEMKKAMFSVLNYILPAYDVLPMHCAANKGQQQDDVALFFGLSGTGKTTLSADPERYLIGDDEHGWSKEGVFNFEGGCYAKCINLSQENEPVIWNAIRYGTIMENVTLHPETGEPLYADDSLTQNTRAAYPREFIPLRVPENRAGKPKAVIFLTCDLYGVLPPVSLLTKEQAAYHFLSGYTAHVGSTEVGSASGVAPTFSTCFGAPFFPRPAQVYANLLMKRVEETGSQVYLVNTGWTGGAFGKGGKRFSIPTTRSIIRAILSGELRDTPTEVLSGFDLRIPTRVEDIDPQILNPKNTWADSENFETEKQNLIEKFVNNFKKFKVSDEILNAGPDLK